Proteins encoded in a region of the Metamycoplasma alkalescens genome:
- a CDS encoding signal peptidase II, translating to MENNRVRYFSKEYWKLHWKFILINVAIFLGSFLILLAIDLLTKEFIFKWDDKKNLIVNTDYEFGNKFIIFKSVLHNGTTIGFFETNLPFLHTISFLIFFGALWAVTFIKEKKLIYITVFLAVISAGSFGNMIDRFLFKGVRDIINLPWVNKGVFNIADVWLVIGAIGLFVAIIVQSIISSQKAKNKKEEFINSQL from the coding sequence ATGGAAAATAATAGAGTAAGATATTTTTCAAAAGAATATTGAAAACTTCATTGAAAATTCATTTTAATTAATGTTGCTATTTTTCTTGGAAGTTTTCTTATTCTATTAGCAATTGACTTGCTAACAAAAGAATTTATTTTCAAATGGGATGACAAAAAAAACTTGATTGTCAACACTGATTATGAATTTGGAAATAAATTTATTATTTTTAAATCCGTTTTACATAATGGGACAACAATTGGTTTTTTTGAAACGAATTTACCATTTTTACATACAATTAGTTTTCTTATCTTTTTTGGTGCACTTTGAGCTGTAACTTTTATTAAAGAAAAAAAACTGATTTACATTACAGTTTTTTTAGCAGTTATAAGTGCAGGTTCATTTGGGAATATGATTGATCGCTTTTTGTTTAAGGGAGTTAGGGATATAATTAATCTTCCTTGAGTTAATAAAGGAGTTTTTAATATCGCTGATGTTTGGTTAGTAATTGGCGCAATTGGATTATTCGTTGCAATTATTGTCCAATCAATTATTAGTAGTCAAAAAGCAAAAAATAAAAAAGAAGAATTTATAAACAGTCAACTTTAA
- the rpmE gene encoding 50S ribosomal protein L31, whose translation MQKEIHPKYSEIHATCSSCNTSFIFGSTAEKVTLDVCSNCHAFYTGNRTDVKARGRVERFNKILEKSKK comes from the coding sequence ATGCAAAAAGAAATTCATCCGAAATATAGTGAAATTCATGCTACATGTTCTTCATGCAATACATCATTTATTTTTGGTTCAACTGCTGAAAAAGTAACTTTAGATGTATGCTCTAATTGTCATGCATTTTATACCGGAAACCGTACAGATGTCAAAGCTCGTGGTCGTGTAGAAAGATTTAACAAAATATTGGAAAAATCAAAAAAATAA
- the leuS gene encoding leucine--tRNA ligase, with protein MYNHKLIEKKWQKFWEDNKSFKTTNRSNKKAYILDMFPYPSGAGLHVGHLEGYTATDIIARYKRLNGFDVLHPIGWDAFGLPAEQYALKTGNHPASFTIKNIDNFRKQLKLMGFSYDYDKEINTTDPKFYYWTQWIFKELYKKGLASIEEIDVNWCEQLGTVLANEEIIDLNGKKVSERGNYPVVRKPMKQWVLKITEYAEKLLEELDNLDWPESLKLLQKNWIGKSKGHVVEWDIKNHSGTLETFTTRLDTIYGVSALIISPEHPLLLEICDQSLKNQIEEYIATTKEKNDLERTQLSKEKTGLFIGAYAIHPLTKQEIPIWASDYVLMNYGSGALMLVPAHDSRDFEFAKKFNLEIKAVLEANTLPFLDDAAHCNSEFANGLNIKEAKKVIYQELIKLNKAKEKTNFKLRDWIFSRQRYWGEPFPVLFDENNQIHLVENLVKLPEIDNIKPSNSTQGPLANIKSWINVEIDNKKYAHDTNVMPQWAGSSWYFLAYILKNEDGSYLALNSNEAKKRFEKWMPVDLYIGGQEHAVLHLLYARFWHRFLYDIGIVNTKEPFYKIINQGLVLGPDGQKMSKSLGNVINPDELVSEFGADALRLYEMFMGPITDSKAWNTDSLNGIRKWLDKIDLVFNNLLKNINPNSKNPELDSQINQLILDITNNIEKYKFNIAISKLMVFINYLSTLKEINSTDVIRDFGILLSPFAPHFAEEILFNINEKPLQYQSWPIVNLDKIINKNPQIGIQINGKIRAQMEIIPSWNEKEIVSQAISLPSVKKWIEDKQIIKTIYVENKILNIIVK; from the coding sequence ATGTATAATCATAAATTAATTGAAAAAAAATGACAAAAATTTTGAGAAGATAATAAATCATTCAAAACAACAAATAGAAGCAATAAAAAAGCTTATATTTTAGATATGTTTCCTTATCCTTCAGGAGCTGGGTTACATGTTGGACACCTAGAAGGATATACAGCTACAGATATTATTGCAAGGTATAAACGTCTAAATGGGTTTGATGTTTTGCATCCAATTGGTTGGGATGCATTTGGATTGCCCGCTGAACAATATGCGTTAAAAACAGGAAATCATCCAGCCTCATTTACAATCAAAAATATTGATAATTTTCGTAAGCAGTTAAAACTAATGGGTTTTTCTTATGATTATGATAAAGAAATTAATACAACTGATCCAAAATTTTATTATTGAACACAATGAATTTTCAAGGAATTGTATAAAAAAGGTTTAGCTTCAATCGAAGAGATTGATGTAAATTGATGTGAACAACTTGGTACCGTCTTAGCAAATGAAGAAATTATTGATTTAAATGGCAAAAAAGTCTCAGAACGTGGCAATTATCCTGTGGTTCGTAAACCAATGAAACAATGAGTTTTAAAAATTACAGAATATGCTGAAAAATTACTTGAAGAATTAGATAATTTAGATTGACCAGAAAGTCTAAAATTATTGCAAAAAAATTGAATTGGTAAATCAAAAGGTCATGTCGTTGAATGAGATATCAAAAATCATTCGGGGACATTGGAAACTTTTACAACCCGTTTAGATACAATCTATGGTGTTTCAGCTTTAATAATTAGTCCTGAACATCCGCTTCTTCTAGAAATTTGTGATCAATCTCTAAAAAATCAAATAGAAGAATATATTGCAACTACAAAAGAAAAAAATGATTTAGAAAGAACACAATTAAGCAAAGAAAAAACAGGATTATTTATTGGAGCGTATGCAATTCATCCTCTAACAAAGCAAGAAATTCCAATTTGGGCTTCAGATTATGTTTTAATGAATTATGGTAGTGGGGCATTGATGTTAGTCCCAGCTCATGATAGTCGTGATTTTGAATTTGCTAAAAAATTTAATTTAGAAATTAAGGCTGTTCTTGAAGCAAACACTCTACCTTTTTTGGATGATGCAGCACATTGTAATTCAGAATTTGCTAATGGTCTAAATATCAAAGAAGCAAAAAAAGTTATTTATCAAGAGCTAATCAAACTTAATAAGGCTAAAGAAAAAACGAATTTTAAATTAAGAGATTGAATTTTTTCACGTCAAAGATATTGAGGCGAACCATTCCCAGTTTTATTTGATGAAAATAATCAAATTCATTTAGTTGAAAATTTAGTTAAGCTTCCAGAAATTGATAACATTAAACCTTCAAATTCAACACAAGGGCCTTTAGCAAATATAAAAAGTTGAATCAATGTTGAAATTGATAATAAAAAATATGCTCATGATACAAATGTTATGCCACAATGAGCAGGATCAAGTTGATATTTTTTAGCTTATATCTTAAAAAATGAAGACGGTAGTTATTTAGCTCTCAATTCAAATGAAGCTAAAAAAAGATTTGAAAAATGAATGCCAGTAGATTTATATATTGGTGGCCAAGAACATGCAGTTTTACATTTACTTTATGCAAGATTTTGACATCGTTTTTTATATGATATTGGGATTGTTAATACAAAAGAACCATTTTATAAAATTATTAATCAAGGTTTAGTTTTAGGACCAGATGGTCAAAAGATGTCTAAATCCCTTGGTAACGTTATTAATCCAGATGAGTTAGTTTCAGAATTTGGAGCTGATGCATTGAGATTATATGAAATGTTTATGGGTCCAATTACTGATTCAAAAGCATGAAATACTGATTCTTTAAATGGCATCAGAAAATGACTTGATAAGATCGATTTAGTTTTTAATAATCTATTAAAAAATATCAATCCGAACTCCAAAAACCCTGAGTTAGATAGTCAAATTAATCAATTAATTCTAGATATTACAAATAATATTGAAAAATACAAATTCAATATTGCAATTAGCAAATTAATGGTGTTCATAAACTACTTATCAACACTTAAAGAAATCAATTCAACTGATGTAATTAGAGATTTTGGAATCTTATTATCACCATTTGCACCACATTTTGCTGAAGAAATTTTATTTAATATTAATGAAAAACCACTTCAATATCAATCTTGACCAATCGTTAATTTAGATAAAATAATAAATAAAAATCCTCAGATTGGAATTCAAATAAATGGCAAAATTCGAGCACAAATGGAAATTATTCCTTCTTGAAATGAAAAAGAAATTGTTAGTCAAGCAATATCATTACCATCAGTAAAAAAATGGATTGAAGATAAACAAATTATTAAAACTATATATGTTGAAAATAAGATTTTAAATATCATTGTTAAATAA
- the ileS gene encoding isoleucine--tRNA ligase, with protein sequence MEKKNKDYKNTLLMPQTDFSMKANLVEKEAFFNEKWQKMNLYQQILKSNQGNKNFVLHDGPPYANGNIHVGHALNKILKDIIVRSKNMQGYFSPFVPGWDTHGLPIEHKMLVEKKMNAKDFSIPELRNACAKYALSQIEKQKEQFKKLSMLTDFKEIYVTLDKKFEAQQLRLFKKMIFDGLIYKDLKPIYWSPSSQSALAEAEVEYADHISPSLFVSFKIVFGNKIIQENENLIIWTTTPWTLIANSGVAINKDFSYIKIKVNEQIYILAKDLLESVAIQCKWENYQIIGNEFKGEDLLGIKYQSPINQLICPVVEGHHVSLENGSGLVHMAPLFGEDDFIIGNKNNLVKIMHVNDDGMLNEHALMFKNLFYDDANPLIGKFLEKNNLLLGFKKIKHSYPHDWRTHLPIMYRATPQWFVSLKKIKQNILDEIENVKTYNDWSKSRLELMLENRDTWCISRQRSWGVPIIVFYDQNKNPVLEEEIFDYVIDLVEKHGSNIWYEKDVDELLPLKWRNKGFSKENDIMDVWFDSGSTSLGVKPNNIEAPFDLYLEGSDQYRGWFNSSMINSVAWRKKSPFKAFLSHGFVLDGKGRKMSKSLNNTVDPLDVVKKHGSDILRLWAANSEYSADIAIDDKILEQNIEIYRKLRNTIKFMLGGITDFDFNFVKLDSIHALMEEKLINLEAKVFSYYENYKFVNVIKEINNFIINLSSYYISITKDILYLNKSNDFERRQIQTLFAKIIKFLILSLSPILPTTMEEVYQYFNEPNKLPSAHLLKWNFALEQKNQLSEKWEEFFVLKNEVYKMIEEKIKKQEIKRQNEAFITIKTDSEFIKSLPLTKLLMVAKVSIGNEFKIEKLPSEKCLRCWNHFEKADFNFELEICKRCEDVINGK encoded by the coding sequence ATGGAGAAAAAAAATAAAGATTATAAGAACACACTTTTAATGCCACAAACTGATTTTTCAATGAAAGCAAACTTGGTTGAAAAAGAAGCTTTTTTCAATGAAAAATGACAAAAAATGAACTTATATCAGCAAATCCTGAAATCAAATCAAGGCAATAAGAACTTTGTCTTACATGATGGTCCACCATATGCCAATGGCAATATTCATGTTGGGCATGCATTAAATAAAATTTTAAAAGATATTATTGTACGTTCAAAAAATATGCAAGGATATTTCAGTCCTTTTGTTCCAGGTTGAGACACACATGGATTGCCAATTGAACATAAAATGCTTGTTGAAAAGAAAATGAATGCAAAAGATTTTTCAATTCCAGAATTAAGGAATGCATGTGCCAAGTATGCTTTGAGTCAAATTGAAAAACAAAAAGAACAATTCAAAAAATTATCAATGTTAACTGACTTTAAAGAAATTTATGTCACACTTGATAAAAAATTTGAAGCACAACAGCTTCGCTTATTTAAAAAAATGATTTTTGATGGTTTAATTTATAAAGATCTTAAACCAATTTATTGGTCGCCATCATCACAATCTGCATTGGCTGAAGCTGAAGTTGAATATGCAGACCATATTTCACCATCTTTATTTGTTTCATTCAAAATTGTTTTTGGAAATAAAATAATTCAAGAAAATGAAAATTTAATTATTTGAACAACAACACCTTGAACTTTAATTGCAAACTCAGGAGTTGCAATTAACAAAGACTTTTCATATATCAAAATTAAAGTCAATGAACAAATTTATATCTTAGCAAAAGACTTGTTAGAATCTGTTGCGATTCAATGTAAATGAGAAAACTATCAAATTATTGGCAATGAATTCAAAGGTGAAGATCTTTTAGGAATAAAATACCAAAGTCCAATTAACCAATTAATTTGTCCAGTTGTTGAAGGTCATCATGTTAGTCTTGAAAATGGAAGTGGATTAGTGCATATGGCACCGCTTTTTGGGGAAGATGACTTTATTATTGGCAATAAAAATAATTTAGTTAAAATCATGCATGTTAATGATGATGGAATGCTAAATGAACATGCGCTGATGTTTAAAAATCTTTTTTATGATGATGCAAATCCATTGATTGGAAAATTTTTGGAAAAAAACAATTTATTGCTTGGGTTTAAAAAAATTAAACACTCATATCCGCATGACTGAAGAACACATTTACCAATCATGTATCGAGCAACCCCGCAATGATTTGTTTCACTTAAAAAAATTAAGCAAAACATTTTGGATGAAATTGAAAATGTAAAAACTTATAATGATTGATCAAAATCAAGATTGGAATTAATGTTAGAAAATCGTGATACTTGATGTATTTCAAGACAAAGAAGTTGAGGTGTACCGATTATTGTTTTTTATGATCAAAACAAAAATCCAGTTTTAGAAGAAGAAATTTTTGATTATGTGATTGATTTAGTTGAAAAACATGGTAGCAATATTTGATATGAAAAAGATGTTGATGAATTGCTTCCTTTAAAATGAAGAAATAAAGGATTTAGCAAAGAAAATGATATTATGGATGTTTGGTTTGATTCAGGGTCAACATCATTAGGTGTAAAACCGAATAACATTGAAGCTCCTTTTGATTTATATTTAGAAGGATCAGATCAATACCGTGGATGATTTAATAGCTCAATGATTAATTCTGTTGCTTGAAGGAAAAAGAGTCCGTTTAAAGCTTTTTTATCTCATGGTTTTGTTTTGGATGGCAAGGGTAGAAAAATGTCTAAATCATTGAATAATACCGTTGATCCACTTGATGTTGTAAAAAAACATGGTTCAGATATTTTAAGATTATGAGCAGCAAATTCTGAATATAGTGCCGATATTGCAATTGATGATAAAATTCTTGAACAAAATATTGAAATATATCGTAAATTAAGAAATACAATTAAGTTCATGCTTGGCGGGATTACTGATTTTGATTTTAATTTTGTCAAATTAGATTCAATTCATGCTCTAATGGAAGAAAAATTAATTAATCTTGAAGCAAAAGTTTTTTCTTATTATGAAAATTATAAATTTGTCAATGTAATTAAAGAAATCAATAACTTTATTATCAATCTAAGTTCATACTATATTTCAATCACAAAAGATATTTTGTATTTAAACAAAAGCAATGATTTTGAAAGAAGACAAATCCAAACTTTATTTGCAAAAATTATTAAATTCTTGATTCTAAGTTTAAGTCCAATCTTACCAACAACAATGGAAGAAGTTTATCAATATTTCAATGAACCAAATAAATTGCCTTCAGCGCATTTATTAAAATGAAATTTTGCATTGGAACAAAAAAATCAATTAAGTGAAAAATGGGAAGAATTTTTTGTTCTAAAAAATGAAGTTTATAAAATGATTGAAGAAAAAATCAAAAAACAAGAAATTAAAAGACAAAATGAAGCGTTTATAACAATCAAAACAGATTCAGAATTTATTAAATCATTACCATTAACAAAATTATTAATGGTTGCTAAAGTTTCAATTGGAAATGAATTTAAAATTGAAAAACTTCCATCAGAAAAATGTCTAAGATGTTGAAATCATTTTGAAAAAGCAGATTTTAATTTTGAACTTGAAATATGTAAAAGATGTGAGGATGTCATCAATGGAAAATAA